In Chrysiogenia bacterium, a single genomic region encodes these proteins:
- a CDS encoding ComF family protein, whose product RDQHVLLVDDVYTTGATVNECTKVLLREGKAARVDVLCVARAVKG is encoded by the coding sequence CCGGGACCAGCACGTCCTGCTCGTCGACGATGTCTACACCACCGGCGCCACGGTGAATGAGTGCACGAAGGTCCTGCTGCGCGAGGGGAAGGCGGCGCGGGTGGACGTGCTGTGTGTGGCCAGAGCGGTGAAGGGGTAA